ATACGTGATGCAAGCCGCGCCAGATCGTCTGCATCAAGCTTGTCGAGGAACGTTGACTCTTCAGAAGAGTCAAAGAACAACTTAAGCTCATTGCGAATCGCATCTGTTTGGTACTGCTCAAGGAAGTCATCAATCTTACGACCAATTTCCCGAGCGCCCCAACCAAGGTGCGTTTCCAAAATCTGACCAACGTTCATACGAGATGGAACGCCCAGCGGGTTGAGAACAACATCCACTGGAATACCTTCAACGGTGTAAGGCATATCTTCAATCGGCATAATGCGACTGATAACACCCTTGTTACCGTGACGGCCGGCCATCTTATCACCTACTTGGAGGCGACGTTTGATAGCCACGTAAACTTTAACCATCTTGATGACGCCCGGAGCGAGTTCATCGCCCTTCTTTAGACGCGCAATCTTATCGGTGAAAGTCAGCTTAACGAGTGCAACACGTTCATCTGCTGATTCGAGAATGGCTTCTACCTTCTCTTCAACATCGTCGTCGCCTACCTGGATTTCCGCCAGATATTTTTCGCGTACGCTGGCAAGTAGTTCAGCCGTAAGAGTTTCACCCTTAGGAACAAGAACTTCACCTTTATCATCAATCAAGCGCGCAACGGTTTCCTTGTTCAGATACTGAGCAACGATTTTACGTCGAGCACTGTCTTTGATGATTTTGATTTCATCATTTTGGTCTTTGAGAAGACGTGTTTCTTCTTCTTCCTCAATCAGTTGAGCGCGCTCATCTTTATCAACGCCCTTACGAGCGAAGACTTGAGCCCCAATGACTGTACCTGTAACACCTGGTGAAACGCGTAGTGATGTATCGCGTACATCTCCCGCTTTTTCGCCAAAGATGGCACGAAGAAGTTTTTCCTCAGGTGAAAGCTGTGTTTCACCTTTTGGCGTAATTTTACCTACGAGAATATCGCCTGCGCGGACCTCTGCTCCGATACGAATAATACCGGCTTCATCAAGATCCGAGAGTGCTTCCTCACCTACGTTTGGAATATCTCGTGTGATTTCTTCTTTACCAAGCTTAGTATCACGCGCCACACACTCAAATTCCTCAATGTGAATTGAAGTGTAGTAATCTTCGTGAACCAACTTTTCACTCAGGAGGATTGAATCCTCAAAGTTGTAACCTTGCCATGGCATGAATGCCACTGTGAGGTTACGACCCAGAGCGAGTTCGCCGCGGTCCGTTGAAGGACCATCAGCGATACAATCACCAACCTTAACTTTGTCGCCCTTCTTAACGATGGGACGCTGGTTAATGCAGGTATTCTGGTTAGAGCGCTGATACTTAACGAGGTTGTAGATATCTACTTCCTGCGCAACATCAGTTGACTCTTCGTCACGTGTATTCGCTTTAACAACGATTCTTGTAGCATCTACCGATTCAACAACGCCGTCTCGACGTGCTGTTACGGTAACACCGGAGTCACGCGCTACGTTAAGCTCCATACCGGTACCCACAAGTGGTGCCTCGGTACGCAGTAACGGAACTGCTTGACGCTGCATGTTCGAACCCATCAATGCACGGTTCGCATCATCATTCTCGAGGAATGGGATGAGAGCCGATGCAACAGATACGAGCTGCTTCGGTGAAACGTCCATCAAAGTGATGTCTTCAGGACGCATCATGAGAGTATCGCTACCCCGTCGACACGCCACGAGTGGTTCAGTGAAGTTGCCATCAGCTTCTAGCTGAGCGTTTGCCTGAGCAATGACGTGTGGCTCTTCCTGAAGTGCACTGTAGTACGAAATATCCGTCGTTGCTTTGCCGTCTAGCACCTTGCGATAAGGGGTTTCGACGAAACCGTATTCGTTCACGCGAGCATGTGTACTCAGTGAAGAAATCAGACCGATGTTAGGTCCTTCCGGTGTTTCAATCGGACAGATACGACCATAGTGAGTCGGGTGAACGTCTCGTACTTCAAAACCTGCACGTTCACGTGTCAAACCACCTGGCCCGAGAGCCGAAAGACGACGCTTGTGCGTCACTTCAGACAATGGGTTGGTCTGATCCATAAACTGTGAAAGTTGTGATGAACCGAAAAACTCTTTAACCACTGCCGAGACCGGCTTAGCGTTGATTAAATCGTGCGGCATAAGCGTTTCAATTTCTTGAAGGCTCATTCGCTCACGAATTGCGCGTTCCATACGCACCAAACCTACGCGGAATTGGTTTTCGAGTAGCTCGCCAACAGCACGAACACGTCGGTTGCCCAAGTGATCGATATCGTCAACGTTCCCACGACCGTTTTTAAGCTCGAGCAAATAACGCACAACTTCCATGATGTCGTGCTTGCTGAGAACGGTGTTTTCCAAATCGCCATCGTCATCGCCAAACTTGTAGTTAAGCTTCAGACGACCAACCTTCGAAAGGTCATAACGTTCTGGGTTGAAGAACAGGTTGTGAAAGAAAACCCGTGCTGTATCGATTGTCGGTGGATCACCGGGTCGCAACCGTCGATAGATTTCGAGAAGAGATTCCTCTTCAGTCTCAACCTTATCAACCAAGAGCGTGTCACGTAGGTAAGGACCTACGTTCAAACC
Above is a genomic segment from Deltaproteobacteria bacterium containing:
- the rpoB gene encoding DNA-directed RNA polymerase subunit beta, which translates into the protein MATSQIQDNFRMRKSFGKIKPLIDIPNLIDTQKRSYDKFLQLAVDPMEREDTGLQAVFKRVFPIKDFNETASLDFVKYDIDPPKYDVDECHQRGMTYAAPMKVSIQLIVWEQDEVTGQQAVRSVKEQDVYFGEIPLMTEHGTFIINGTERVIVSQLHRSPGAFFFVNQDKTKTNASGMLLHSARIIPNRGSWLDFEFDTKDILHVRIDRRRKMPATILLKALTYSAQDLLDYFYDKETIYLLGKDDYQKSVDVSLLLGQRATKEIRDPETDDIIVRKNRKFTRGAVKKITKAEITRISVDEEEIIGAVSAGDVIDDETGEVLLESNETITEEKLAMLLEKGVAEFPILFIDGLNVGPYLRDTLLVDKVETEEESLLEIYRRLRPGDPPTIDTARVFFHNLFFNPERYDLSKVGRLKLNYKFGDDDGDLENTVLSKHDIMEVVRYLLELKNGRGNVDDIDHLGNRRVRAVGELLENQFRVGLVRMERAIRERMSLQEIETLMPHDLINAKPVSAVVKEFFGSSQLSQFMDQTNPLSEVTHKRRLSALGPGGLTRERAGFEVRDVHPTHYGRICPIETPEGPNIGLISSLSTHARVNEYGFVETPYRKVLDGKATTDISYYSALQEEPHVIAQANAQLEADGNFTEPLVACRRGSDTLMMRPEDITLMDVSPKQLVSVASALIPFLENDDANRALMGSNMQRQAVPLLRTEAPLVGTGMELNVARDSGVTVTARRDGVVESVDATRIVVKANTRDEESTDVAQEVDIYNLVKYQRSNQNTCINQRPIVKKGDKVKVGDCIADGPSTDRGELALGRNLTVAFMPWQGYNFEDSILLSEKLVHEDYYTSIHIEEFECVARDTKLGKEEITRDIPNVGEEALSDLDEAGIIRIGAEVRAGDILVGKITPKGETQLSPEEKLLRAIFGEKAGDVRDTSLRVSPGVTGTVIGAQVFARKGVDKDERAQLIEEEEETRLLKDQNDEIKIIKDSARRKIVAQYLNKETVARLIDDKGEVLVPKGETLTAELLASVREKYLAEIQVGDDDVEEKVEAILESADERVALVKLTFTDKIARLKKGDELAPGVIKMVKVYVAIKRRLQVGDKMAGRHGNKGVISRIMPIEDMPYTVEGIPVDVVLNPLGVPSRMNVGQILETHLGWGAREIGRKIDDFLEQYQTDAIRNELKLFFDSSEESTFLDKLDADDLARLASRIKGGIHFATPVFEGAREADIDKVLEKVGLSTSGQTTLFDGRSGEPFDQPVTVGVMYVLKLHHLVDDKIHARSIGPYSLVTQQPLGGKAQFGGQRLGEMEVWAMEAYGAAHALQEFLTVKSDDVQGRTRMYEAIVKGENTLESGVPESFNVLTKELQALCLDVEMLEDETNEDIPGF